In one Sebastes umbrosus isolate fSebUmb1 chromosome 13, fSebUmb1.pri, whole genome shotgun sequence genomic region, the following are encoded:
- the rab20 gene encoding ras-related protein Rab-20, producing the protein MPEVSQMKKPDVKVVLLGDMNVGKTSLLHRYTERKFKDTISTVGGAFFLKQWGPYNISIWDTAGREQFHGLGSMYCRGAAAVILTYDVTNWQSLAELEERFLSLTDTANQDCIYALVGNKADLTDPKAQPSQDSDVASEDQTECEEERTEPQSVPACPKPLASPASLSGMTLHKQVTPEDAAAFYGRILRYKGLEEKSSLPAEKMCFETSAKTGYNVDTLFEALFDLVLPTILRKRNENQESPTVDLEECRGASNKRVRVACC; encoded by the exons ATGCCCGAGGTGTCGCAGATGAAGAAGCCCGACGTGAAGGTGGTTCTCCTGGGAGACATGAACGTGGGCAAGACGTCGCTGCTCCACAGGTACACGGAGAGGAAGTTTAAAGACACCATCAGCACCGTCGGAGGGGCGTTCTTCCTCAAACAGTGGGGACCGTACAATATCTCTATATGGGACACTGCTG gtCGTGAACAGTTCCACGGGTTGGGCTCAATGTACTGTCGAGGCGCGGCCGCTGTCATcctcacttatgatgtcaccaACTGGCAGAGCCTAGCTGAGTTGGAGGAGCGCTTCCTGTCCCTGACTGATACTGCTAACCAGGACTGCATTTACGCTTTAGTGGGCAACAAGGCCGATCTCACAGACCCTAAAGCTCAGCCGTCCCAGGACTCAGATGTGGCATCTGAGGACCAAACTgagtgtgaggaggagaggacagaacCACAGTCGGTGCCTGCTTGCCCCAAACCCCTGGCCTCCCCTGCTTCCCTCTCTGGGATGACTCTACACAAACAGGTAACCCCCGAAGATGCAGCGGCTTTTTATGGGAGAATACTGCGCTACAAGGGCCTGGAGGAAAAGAGCAGTCTGCCTGCAGAGAAGATGTGCTTCGAGACAAGTGCCAAGACGGGCTACAATGTGGACACTCTGTTCGAAGCATTGTTTGATCTGGTGCTGCCTACAATCCTGAGGAAGCGAAATGAGAACCAGGAGTCTCCTACGGTGGACCTGGAGGAATGCCGGGGGGCCAGCAACAAGCGGGTCAGAGTTGCCTGCTGCTAG